From a region of the Arvicanthis niloticus isolate mArvNil1 chromosome 6, mArvNil1.pat.X, whole genome shotgun sequence genome:
- the Cavin1 gene encoding caveolae-associated protein 1 isoform X2 codes for MEDVTLHIVERPYSGFPDASSEGPEPTQGEARATEEPSGTGSDELIKSDQVNGVLVLSLLDKIIGAVDQIQLTQAQLEERQAEMEGAVQSIQGELSKLGKAHATTSNTVSKLLEKVRKVSVNVKTVRGSLERQAGQIKKLEVNEAELLRRRNFKVMIYQPKKKLNAPSGPATPKIVPLDLVPETEPFHLKPETVSDRPAFEQMPSPLPYYPEPGFRSAPEEPTAGGSI; via the exons ATGGAGGATGTCACGCTCCATATCGTCGAGCGTCCGTATTCCGGATTTCCCGATGCTTCCTCCGAGGGCCCGGAGCCCACTCAAGGGGAGGCACGGGCCACGGAGGAGCCGTCCGGGACCGGCTCCGACGAGCTGATCAAGTCGGACCAGGTAAACGGTGTGCTGGTGCTGAGCCTTCTGGATAAAATCATCGGCGCCGTTGACCAGATCCAGCTGACCCAAGCCCAGCTGGAGGAGCGACAGGCGGAGATGGAGGGCGCTGTgcagagcatccagggagagctgAGCAAGCTGGGCAAGGCGCACGCCACCACGAGCAACACCGTGAGCAAGTTGCTGGAGAAGGTGCGCAAGGTCAGCGTCAACGTGAAGACGGTGCGCGGCAGCCTGGAGCGCCAGGCCGGccagataaagaaactggaggTCAACGAGGCGGAGCTGCTGAGGCGCCGCAACTTCAAAGTTATGATCTACCAG CCCAAGAAGAAGCTGAATGCACCCTCTGGCCCAGCCACACCCAAGATCGTGCCTCTTGACCTCGTGCCTGAGACTGAGCCCTTTCACCTGAAGCCTGAAACAGTGTCTGACCGCCCAGCCTTTGAGCAGATGCCCAGCCCACTGCCCTATTACCCAGAGCCTGGGTTCCGATCCGCCCCAGAAGAGCCAACGGCTGGTGGGAGTATCTAG